CGGCATTGGCTCGGAAACCTCTAAGCCCCTAGCTATTGTGGTTATTGGCGGCCTGATTACGGGTACCATCCTGACGCTGTTCATCTTCCCGCTGGTGTTTGAGCGCTTCTACCGCGCCGAGCACACGCACTACGGCGATGATCCTAGCTTGCACCCCACGAAGCACCATAAGCAGCCTAGCAACCCGGTGTTGGTAGGAGCCTAAAAATCTTAACCTGTTTTCGGAAAGGCCTTCTCGCTTCGGGAAGGCTTTTTTGTTTTCGGCCTAGTAGGGAAAGCTAGGTTGTAGCATCATGCTACGATGTCCTGCGCCAGACAGCTGAACTGTTTTCTACTACTTTCGGGCGGCATATCGCCTGACGCTTCCTTCACTGGTCAGCTGAACATCTACAGCTGACCACCTAACACTCCTTAACTACAGTACATGAAAACACTGCTCCTTAGCGGCCTCTTTCTAACCCTAGCTACTGCGGCTTCCGCTCAAACCTTCTCAAAGATGAACTGGCAAAACGCGCCCAAAAAAGCTACTATTACCGATCAGAAGGTGCAAGTACAGGTGGATGGTGGTACCGACTTCTGGCGCGTGACGCACTACGGCTTCATCCGCGACAACGGTCACTTCTACTACCAGGAGCAGGAAGGGGACTTCATGGCCAAAGTGAAGATTACCGGCCAGTATAAGGAGCTGTATGACCAAGCTGGCCTTATGATTCGGCTCGACGAGAAGAACTGGATCAAGACTGGCATCGAGTACGTGAAAGGTGTGCAGAACGTAAGTGCCGTCGTGACCCGGGAAGTGTCCGACTGGTCGGTGGTGCCCCGCCAAGACAGCCCCAAAACGGTGTGGCTCACGCTCCTGCGCAAGGGTGACTACGTGGAGATTCAGTACTCCTTCGACAATAAAGACTTCAAGATGCTGCGCCTAGCTTACTTCCCGCCCACGCCCGGCAAGAAAGTACAGATCGGTCTGATGTGCGCCGCCCCCGATGGCAAAGGCTTCCCCGTGACGTTCGAAGATTTTTCCGTGAAGCCCGTCGGGAAGTAATAGGTAGAAACCTAGCTTACTTCACCAACTCCACGCCTGATAAGAGCCTTCCCACTACTGGGAAAGCTCTTTGTTTTTCAGGGCTTTATCAGACGGACTTTGGTTCGACGCCTAGGCCTGTGGGCCAAGGCACCAAGCACCTAACTTTCTTACGATTTCTCTTCATCAAACCCTCACTGAAGATTCATCAGATTCTCACCAATTCTTCATGCAAAACCTAGCCTTACCGCTGTAAAGGCAGAAAGCATGAGCCGCTCTTTTTCACCTTCCCGGCTCCGGGCTTTCACCACCCACTTCCCCTTTCTTCCCCATGGGCAAATTCATTCAAAGCATCGTCGCTTTTTCACTAAAGAACCGCTTCTTCGTGTTCTTCATGACGGCCTTGCTCATCGCCGGTGGCGTTTTTAGCTACCTACACACTCCTATTGAGGCGTTTCCCGACGTTACCAACACACAGATTATCATTGTATCGCAATGGCCGGGGCGCTCGGCGCAGGAGGTGGAGCGGTTCGTTTCGGTGCCGGTTGAGGTAGCCATGAACTCGGTGCAGAAGAAGAGTAATATGCGCTCGATCAGCATGTTCGGCTTATCGGTTCTGAAGATCAACTTCGATGATGATGTGGAGGATTTCTTCGCTCGTCAACAGGTAAACAACTTGCTAGCTGGCGTGAATTTTCCCGATGGCTGCGACACCCACGTGCAGCCGCCCTACGGTCCTACGGGTGAGATTTTTCGCTACACCGTGCAAGGCAAAGATCGCACAACCAACCAGCTGCTCGCCGAGCAAGACTGGGTCGTGGAGCGTCAACTTAAGTCGGTGCCGGGCGTGGCTGATATTGCCGCGTTTGGCGGCACTACCAAAACCTACGAAATCACCGTTGACCCGGCCCAGCTCCAGAAGTTTGACCTCACGCCGCTCGAAGTGTACCAGGCCGTGCAGAAGAGCAATATCAACGTGGGCGGTGACGTGATTGAGAAAAACGGCCAATCGTACGTGGTGCGCGGCATCGGCCTGCTAACGAACGCCGCTGACATCGGCAACATTATCGTCAAGGATATTCACGATACACCCATTCTGGTACGCAACGTGGCGTCCATCACCGAAGGCTTCCGTCCGCGCGTGGGGCAGGCTGGCCTCGACGATAACAATGACGTGGTCGAAGGCATCGTGATTATGCGCAAGGGCGAAAACCCGGCCGAGGTGCTTGCCCGCGTGAAGGCCAAAATCGACGAGCTAAATACGAAGATTCTGCCTTCCGATATCAAGCTCAAGACCTTCTACGACCGCGACGTGCTGATGGACCATTGCACGCACACCGTTATTCACAACCTCATTGAAGGCATTGTGCTCGTCACGCTGGTCGTATTCCTGTTCATGGCCGACTGGCGCTCGACGCTGATTGTGGGTATCGTCGTGCCGCTGGCGCTGCTGTTTGCCTTCATCTGTTTGCGCCTGAAAGGCATGAGCGCCAACCTATTGAGCATGGGCGCCATCGACTTCGGCATCATCATCGACGGAGCCGTGGTGATGGTGGAAGGCATCTTTGTGGTGCTCGACCACAAGGCGCATAAGGTGGGCATGCCAGTGTTTAATAAGCTGGCGAAGATGGGGGTGATTAAGAAAACGGGCGGCGAGCTAGGCAAGGCGGTATTCTTCTCCAAACTCATCATTCTCACCTGCTTGCTCCCCATTTTCTCCTTCGAGAAAGTGGAAGGCAAGATGTTTTCTCCCCTCGCATACACCCTAGGTTTTGCCTTGGTCGGCGCTTTGTTATTAACGCTAACGTTGGTGCCGGTGCTGGCGAGCATCCTGCTCAACAAGGACGTACGCGAGAAGAACAACCCGCTCGTCAACTTCTTCGACCGCATCGTGACGAAAGGCTTTGCCTTTACCTACGCCAACAAGCGCCTGAGCCTAGCTACCGCCTTCCTGATTATGGCCGCGGCGCTGTACTCTTTCTCCTTCCTAGGTTCCGAGTTTTTGCCCGAGCTAAACGAAGGCGCGCTGTGGGTGGAAACCAAGATGCCCATGTCATCGTCGCTAACCGAAACGACGAAGATGGCGGGCAACTTCCGCCGCATCCTGCGCCAATTTCCAGAGGTGCAATCGGTGCTGAGCCAGACCGGCCGCTCCAACGACGGCACCGACCCTTCGGGCATTTACTACGTGCAGTGCCAGGTGAACCTCTACCCAAAGGAAGAGTGGAAGCGCAAAATCACGACGGAGCAGCTGATTGAGGAGATGGACCACAAGCTGAAGGAGTACCCCGGCATCATCTTCAACTACTCCCAGCCCATCATCGACAACGTGGAAGAAGCCGTAGCGGGCATCAACGCAGCGTTGGCCGTGAAGATCTTCG
This Hymenobacter sp. GOD-10R DNA region includes the following protein-coding sequences:
- a CDS encoding DUF1349 domain-containing protein, which produces MKTLLLSGLFLTLATAASAQTFSKMNWQNAPKKATITDQKVQVQVDGGTDFWRVTHYGFIRDNGHFYYQEQEGDFMAKVKITGQYKELYDQAGLMIRLDEKNWIKTGIEYVKGVQNVSAVVTREVSDWSVVPRQDSPKTVWLTLLRKGDYVEIQYSFDNKDFKMLRLAYFPPTPGKKVQIGLMCAAPDGKGFPVTFEDFSVKPVGK
- a CDS encoding CusA/CzcA family heavy metal efflux RND transporter, producing the protein MGKFIQSIVAFSLKNRFFVFFMTALLIAGGVFSYLHTPIEAFPDVTNTQIIIVSQWPGRSAQEVERFVSVPVEVAMNSVQKKSNMRSISMFGLSVLKINFDDDVEDFFARQQVNNLLAGVNFPDGCDTHVQPPYGPTGEIFRYTVQGKDRTTNQLLAEQDWVVERQLKSVPGVADIAAFGGTTKTYEITVDPAQLQKFDLTPLEVYQAVQKSNINVGGDVIEKNGQSYVVRGIGLLTNAADIGNIIVKDIHDTPILVRNVASITEGFRPRVGQAGLDDNNDVVEGIVIMRKGENPAEVLARVKAKIDELNTKILPSDIKLKTFYDRDVLMDHCTHTVIHNLIEGIVLVTLVVFLFMADWRSTLIVGIVVPLALLFAFICLRLKGMSANLLSMGAIDFGIIIDGAVVMVEGIFVVLDHKAHKVGMPVFNKLAKMGVIKKTGGELGKAVFFSKLIILTCLLPIFSFEKVEGKMFSPLAYTLGFALVGALLLTLTLVPVLASILLNKDVREKNNPLVNFFDRIVTKGFAFTYANKRLSLATAFLIMAAALYSFSFLGSEFLPELNEGALWVETKMPMSSSLTETTKMAGNFRRILRQFPEVQSVLSQTGRSNDGTDPSGIYYVQCQVNLYPKEEWKRKITTEQLIEEMDHKLKEYPGIIFNYSQPIIDNVEEAVAGINAALAVKIFGNDLQAIDDKADSVMNILKTVRGVKDLGILRNLGQPEMSVLLDQTRMAAYGVSAADAQAVVEMAIGGKAATQLYEGERKFDVRIRYPKDYRSTEAEIGELRVSTIRGSKVALKEIATIKTLNGPAFVYHDGGQRFIAVKFSIRDRDMGSTIAEAQKKVNAQIHLPKGYSITWAGEFENQVRATKRLTQVVPISLVIIFILLFITFGNGKDAGLVLVNVPFALIGGIVALHITHVNFSISAGIGFIALFGICIQNGVILITVFKQNLRNKIPLEESLRLGVASRVRPVVMTALMAMIGLFPAALSTGIGSETQKPLAIVVIGGLVSATILTLFIFPLVFDWAYREMHQDAPAAPIAEKQLVGA